cgatttgaaatatttcattttgggactcaagtcaagtcaaccGAAATTTCTACATTAACACGAGTCAGGTTGAGCTTTTTAAGAACTAAAACACGAGTGAAGTCTTTCCGAAAACATTGACTTGAGTTCTTCCATCTCTGCTATATAGGTAGTTAAGGGTAACCTATATCTGGCGCCTTTGTTTACATcaagaaagaaaattatgaCAATGAATCATGTTGCAAGGACTTTTGAcagattttaaatgaaatgatTTGATATGATTTCAGATTTTGTATCTACTCTTCTAATTCATCTAGTACTATACCTGGGTGCACAAACATCAATGGAATTAACACGATTTGGGTTTTAACTAACATGCTGATACGCACTATATTTCGGTAGCAACGTGACATGATTTCCTCATTGCCCAAATGTTGATACTGGATTTGCTAAGCCGCCGATTTGCCTATCCATATGATGATGATTTTGGTATATTGAAAGAACTTCTACTGTATAATTAAAAGAGTTTTTTACGACTTTGTGTTGAGATCATCTTAATGAATTTATTggcagtttattttttacagtttttattgtattattgAATTTGAGACTATTATTGTTTTGGCCTCTCAAAACTCGTTACAATTATTGTCTTTGAGATGCAATTTGTCATATTTGCAATACTTTTTGTGCTAACTGTATGCAGTATGTTGAAGCTTTTCAAGTGCCTGTAGCATGACAAAATTAGGCCATCTATTTAGTTGAGACATCATTGCTAATATTTACCAATTTTCACCTTTGCTATTTCACTTCCCCATTGTGCAATATATTTACCTATGTGTAGTAAACTTCTGTTAATCAGGAAAAGCCTTTCTGTTAATATCTGGTGAGCAAGCATTATTTTAGTCAGTCAATGCGGCAGCTTTATTTATCACGTACTCATGGAATGAATGTGTAGCTTTTGCAACTTCACTGTTAACACAGTTGCTGGTTTTAATTTCCAACTTTCGTTACGCAAATGATGAACTTCAAGATGCACGATATAAGAAAACAGAATGTAAAAGTATTTCGAATCGACACGTACTAAAACCGCAGTATTTCCAGCAAATCTGTGACAGAAAATAAGCCACCCAAAACCACTCACAAAAAAAATACATCAACATATCACAAAATTattgcaagtcacattgcacaGCACTTCATCGCACAGCAGCTGTACTTAGCGTGGTTGTTGGATGTTTCTgttgatttgtttgttagCAACAGGTTTTACAGCCGTTGGAAGCGGTTTCTCGTGAGCAACTTTCACTGATTCTACCGTGAAATCCTTATCTCCGTGTGTTAAAGCCCCAGACACCACAACACTCTGAGACGTTCTGGATAGGATAATAATTACGACAGTTATAACCAAATTTCATCTGATTTTAGACTAAAATGTGACCCTGCAATACATACTCTTTCGCATTTTCGGTTTCCCATGGCGATTCTGTTTCCTCCTTGGTCAGTTTTTCTTCATGGACTCTGGCTCCTTTGATTCGCATCCCACCAGCTTTCACTGTAAAAATGTGAACAAGTAAAACACATTCGACTTATGAATGAGCATTGTATCTTAATATGttttgaaaggttttgatttAATCACCGGCTGGCGGGTGTCCTGCTTTCAGTTGATCTTCTTTTTGAGCTGAGGACATTGtgacaaaattaacaaaaaaggtTACACAGACTAGCTTATATTACTTTGCAAGCAATTTATTTGTTACGCTGAGAAGAACTTGTGAATGTTAAAATTGGCTACAAACTGTAGCATAATTTTTAGGCTGCCACAATTTCACTCTCCCATTCTTCTAACGTAaccacctatctttaacagTGCATGTGACGGTCTGCTTGACCAGTGCAGGAGTAAACAGTCAATTCGTAACGTTTAATACTTTTTTTGGAAATCAGTAAACTGAAAGTATGTCAGTTAAACTTAACTGCATCATGAACACAACTGTTTCTGCTGTTCCAATACTCAACCTAAAGTCTCCTATTTAAAAACgtatttcttcaaaaaacaGGATGACCTGCAAACAAGATTGCAACATCCTGGCACGATCAAAACAGATCTTAATTAggaaaatttgctgtttgcaATCGTGCCACATGCCCACAACAACAAATAACAGCTGTAAACAACTTTGATCACATGCTCTGTAGCCAAGGCCTAGTGATCAAGCCAAGAATTTTTACCCTTAACTTCTTTGGCTTCCTACCATTGGCACAACAAACACTAAACGTGACCAGCGACTCGTAAACTTGATGacgtttacattttacatGTTTACCACAAACTAGAAAGTGCTCGGCCGTAACAAGTGTTTCCttcttaaaataaatgttttgccCGGGGCTGTGCGTTTtagattttgttgaaatatactttgaaaaataagtttaaaaattacatACAAATTTAGGAAATTtcgaaatgttttttattccaatttaatatttgttttataaatactACCGCACAGTTTTAACCTTTTgagcttttttattttcataatgttatcaaaaataaaattatgagaTTTCTTCCATGTTCATCTACTcaaaagtaattaataaaatgcaaaaaatcttgcaaatgtTGTGGGTAAGCCAGAGCATAGTCGTTAGTTTCTACCACAGATACATCATTTGACTTGCTGATGtgtatttatatttctttataaagCTTGTTGATTTCAGTAAAGCATGGTTGACTACGACACATGACAAATGTATAATCTGTGACTACAGCGACGTCAGCTGGATTTTCGAATGTAAATATTTATCCGCACGTAGCGGTAATGAGCAGAAGTAGCAGTTGCCAAGCAGATCGtcacaaaaacatttcgtTGATGTCAGGTTAGTCGGTTTTGTACCTCGTTATTCGTTACGAGTTGGGATACTCAGGGATaggaaaaatgaaaacagaaaaagtaTACATCATCTTTTACTAGAAAGTTTACTTTTAGagaaagttattttttgcGATTTCTTACGTTGAAAACAAACGATTctgttgcaaatgaaaatgatTAACTACGGATAGGTTACGTTCAGACGTTCGGTTACTGTTGGGTAGTTCAGTAGTTAAAGAAAATAGTTAAGCAAgtgttatgttttattttcaaagttttgtttaccGCACTTTCTTCTGCAAAGAATTTCAAAGCCAAGTAGCAGAAGTCAGATTTGATATGATAGGGCACTTGTGATTGTCTCAATTTGtctggttttattttatagctTAGCCTGTTACGATTGCTTGAGACCTTAAGTTGTTAATTTATATCGTAGGGGATGAGAATAAATTCGCTTGATGGAAATCATGGCTGCTTTTAGATAACTGGCATCTCTGTTACTGTAGCCTATCTGTTAAGAgagctttgttttaaatgcagctGCTGAATTTTTATCGATGATTTTTTCACGCAGTAAGATTGTCGCTTAAAACATGATTTTTTAATGAAGTAAACGTTTCTATCGCCCTTCAACTATGTCTGGAAGTGCACGAATTAGCCCGACAAATCTCACACCCAATGATGAATATGAACTTGATCACATAAGTCTGGGTAAATGTGTAATGTACATTAataagtaatatttttaatatgtgTATTAACATATGTGGTAACATATTAACATGACAAATGAGCTTTTATtatgtttctttgtttttaaattggtGTTATTGCAGTAATAATTAATGGCAGTTGCAGAAATAAGCTTGTTAATGTTTGAATAGTTATCACTAGGGCATTGCTTTTCAACCTTTTAATGTATGCAGTTTGCGAATTTAAGAATAACTTTAGCATGGATGCCAAACACATCCTTTTACAATTTATCTTTACTTATAGTTGTATTTGTAACtttgtatttgttatatttttatttaaaatatttttcatcacATTTCTGAAAGCTTATTGTGATTTTCCAATTGTTCTGTGGCAACACTGGTTGGTCTTGTAAATGAAATGTCGAACAAAAGAATGTAAACTGTTTTTCGAAAAACTGAGAAGCACTGCACTAAGCAAAGTATATGAGCCACAATAAtaaattatacagtaaatacaaatacaataaatTTCACTTTCTTATATTTTCACGATAACATTTTCCTGCTCTTCTCGTAAATTACTTTTCTGTAATGGTTCTGGAACATAGAGAATAAATTGTTAATGCACATTGCCATATCAATCAGCCTTTCATTAAGTTTTAATATCTAAGTATGTAGAATTGTCTCACATTGCTCAGTAGCCAAAGCAATGTGATTCACTTAATggttaaaatgttgttttagttGTCAGATGAGTGCCATTTCACTAGGAAAGAAATTGGAATGCAGTCTTGTGTcatctttttatttattttgacttttcatttttgaagTTGGAATAATATCTTTTCAGAATATCAATTTGTGCATTGCTATTGCGTGATgtattgtttgctttaaaaGACTTTGACTTTCTGTAAGTAATTTGCTAACTAACTTCATGGTAACATTGTCAAATTAAAAACTGTACCAAATATGCCCCCAGGTAATATGGCCCAGAAAACTAGACAATAGCTGTTTTCATTTAGTTATCATATATACCACAATGTATTTTCAGTTagttatttgaaaatgttttttctttcctttttttgAGTTGTTTGTCTTGATTTGTtgtcatattatatgaatataactaaTTATATTGCATAGGTTACATGAAAACtaaatattataatattttgcTGTGGTAAGGTGATCCTCTCGTCTTGTCTTTCCAGGTGGACGAAGACCAGGCAGTGCAGAATCTCGTAATGCGTGGGACAATGAGGCATTTGATAATACCCCTGGTGTGACCAACACCATTTCAACAAACTACTATGGTAGGTGCTATAATTTAAGTCTGGTATGATTAACTAATTGCTTTTACTAGGTATGCAtggaaaaagatttttaagcTTTATTTTTTCGGTTGTCcatgtttgcaaaattttttcatatttttgtataattgtCCTTGAAACTTTAGACTACGATGATCGACCGGCGGAGATGTCCAGTGAGGTTTACGTCAGCACGGCTGGATCTCATCGTCACCACGACCAGGATGAGAATGAATTTCGGGAAAGAAAGGGAATATGGACCAGCGTCAAAAAAGGCCTTCGAGGTGTGTTACTTACAAataatttacaatgttttgttAGGAATTTGATAAAGATGTGTTGTTTTTTAACGATTTCTAATTCTCCAAAGATTTTTCAACATCCTATCCTAGAAGTCTTATGGTTATGTTTAGAAATCGATGACGTTATTTTAACAGTTATAACATTGTAATGAAATAACGCCGGGCAATTaaagtgtgaaaataaatgtaattattTGCCCTATCCACTTTTATTAGTGTTTTAACACCTTCACACAAAGGCCTTTATGTTGAAAACAATGGCACTTGAAAGCTTAACCATCCCACAATAGTATTCATGGTGTATTAACTTTCCAAAGCTGACAGTGTAGTAGACATGGAAAATTATACGGTCGTGCTTTTGTTCGAAGCTATAGCTGTAACCCTTACAGTGTACACAGCCTGTATGTGCCAATTGATGCTTGTTATTGCTTAACAGTAGTTATTTTCAAGACATTTGATACCTAAATTAATAGTTTGGTCTTATACCCATGTTTTaaagcttttgtaaaataaacctGGGGTTtacttatttttaattttgtccaACTTTTACCCAAAACTTTAAACCGtatataagttttaaaattatttagaaaCCATTTTAATCGAGAACAATGGTTTTAATTTCGATAATAATTTCAGGGCTTTGGGGAACCCGTCAAACAGAAGACACTCAGAAAGATAGAGAACTATACATCAGAACAACCATACGTGAACTTATTGTTTACATCTTCTTTCTTATAACACTGTGCATATGTGAGTAATTCCTAACGACCATGGAGATTTGGATTATATGAAATATACACCTGCAGTTCATGTGTAATTATCGGCGGTTGTTTGACTTAACTCATCTCTAGTATTTTGGCTCTGGTGTTAACtctttgaaaaacattttccatGCAAAACTTTCTGTACATGGCACCTGTGGTACCTACCAGTAATTTTCCTATTTTATTCACCACTAGGTGCTTGAATAACGGACAAttcattaatattttaacacCGTACTCCTCTAGACATGAATTTTTCTATTGCTAACAATTACCATTAATATTGATGGAGCCTGCTCGACATATCGTATACTGCTTGGACAAGCTGTACTCCACGATGAtgataaaatatgaaatttatTGTGTTGATCAAGTGCCATCAGATTGTTGGAATGATTTACTTTCTTTTCTATTACAAACTTTTAACTCTTATACCAACGAGATGCCTTTAACCTTTCAATTTTCCTGAATTCTGTGATAACTTTCTCTTTATCCTGCTGCATCGCAGTAACATTTGGAATGACGAGCTCCACGCACTTCTACTACACCAAGGTGATGCAGGAACTCTTCATCGACGGTCAGTTTCCAGAGACGAAAAATACTTTCCGAGGGATGAACACCATGCACGACTTCTGGAGAGTAAGATCCATTCTTGACAATGCAGTTGTAAAGTTGTTTACAAACTTCTTAAAGTTTTCATCCGCAAACGTTAATTTTCAAttgcttttgtgtttattAGTTTGCCGAAGGTCCTTTAATGGACGGTCTCTTCTGGGAAACTTGGTACAACAATCAAAATGTGTCGAATGAGGACCTGGGTTATATCTACTATGAGAATAAACTGCTGGGTGTAGCCAGAATAAGGCAGCTGAAGGTATGATTGCATTTGTGCTTTTTTTGAAAGACAAATGTATTCGACTGTTTTGGCTCATCTTGCTTTTGTGTAAATATGCTAACCATTTATGACGTTTGTTATTACCATTTATGACGCTGTTATTGTACCTATTGTTGTAATCTTAAGACTTTTAAAAGGGTATGATTTCGTTATTAAACTAGAGATTCTCAAATTTCCTCACCAAACATACTTAATCATTGAAGTTTGAAACACAGTGCATACTAGTTTACTTGCTTGAAGTTTCTTTATAATTTTGAATTGTGTAATAGGTTAATATATTACATTATTACAACCAATATCCCCTGTTTTAATAACATTGTGCCCCTATTTCCTACCAGTTTGGGtgagtttttttaatttaatttgattaaaTCACGTCAGAGAAGCGCGCATGAATAGTACATGTGAATAATCTATTGTTAATAGCACAAGTTTAAACAGCGCCTGTGGCTATTTGACTTTTAAGCTGTGCAGCTATTCGCTTGAGAGAGTAGGCACTTGTAAAGCTAAATTATATCCCGCGCTCATTGAAGATGAAGTGTAGTAGtttgtaaaaaagaaaaacttttctttggCGACAGGTCAAGTGGCATTTCTTCATCATATTGCCGCACGCCATTAACAAAGTTGTTACACTTTCATTGCGCTTTCAGTCTATTTATTTCTTGTTAGGTTCGCAAGGGTTCATGTGAAGTCCACCCCGATTTTGCACAGGAAATAACGGCCTGTTATGACTCCTATTCCAAAGAGAAAGAAGACATTTCACCGTTTGGACTTGAAAATGGCACTGCGTGAGTTTACGACCGTGTGACTGAACAAAAAACACTATTGCTGTTGTTATATTTCTAATCCTTACTCGGTTGCTCAGGTCTTACTTTTGTACAGaatgttgtatttatttaagtCAACTTTTcaaagtagcctacatttgcaagaaaaatgtacatatgaaattttaatcctgtgtttgtacaaaaataaccTGAAAACTCATTAATCATTATCTATGGCCACGTAGCTGGGTATACGCCTCAGAAGAAGACTTAGATGGTTCAACCCACTGGGGTTTGCTTGACTTCACATATTCCGGTGGTGGTTATTACCAGGTAGTTGAAAATCCGGGCATATCAGCAAGTGTGTTTGTTCAGAACGGCTGATATGGAAGCTATTGAACGCCAAATATTGCTCGGCGTTCAAAAACAGGATATTTTGAAGTCGGTTGGATGTAAACAATGAGAATTTTAAGGGCTTGGCATGACTGCTACTGGCTATTATGGGCTTGGCCGGCATgtcaagaaaaaacaaaccaaattCCACATATTTGCCTTGATGTAATTATCATCatacattgtttttttttaacctcATAACTGCAGCAATTCTTTTCATTTTCGTTCTGAATATTCACACTTGTCCCGTTTTGTTGTGATTagctaatt
Above is a window of Clavelina lepadiformis chromosome 8, kaClaLepa1.1, whole genome shotgun sequence DNA encoding:
- the LOC143468129 gene encoding death-associated protein 1 homolog; translation: MSSAQKEDQLKAGHPPAVKAGGMRIKGARVHEEKLTKEETESPWETENAKETSQSVVVSGALTHGDKDFTVESVKVAHEKPLPTAVKPVANKQINRNIQQPR